The stretch of DNA TGGTGTTGTGTACTTTGGTGGTTGGCTTTTTTGGTGGGTGTGTCATAGATTGTGGTGGACCTGTGCTGGGCGTGGTGCTTAGATTTTTGTTCTGTTCGTGGTGAGGAAAATAAAATGGGGGCAAAAACGACATAAAATTGATGAAAGTAGTGTAAAAAATAAGGTATTTTTAGTAGAACCTTTCGATTGTATTTTACATGTGTTAGGACCTAAGATTATgatttgttaaattaatatgTTTCCGTCATTCGTACAAAGCTAAGTATTTAGGTGTTATGAATCAACAATTACGTGTCGAACAAAAGCGATATTTTGAAGACACTCCTTTTTTATGGTTCACATAGTTAAACGGATCGGTAAAGATAAGTCATAACATGTTATCtctattatataataaatgtgttgAAAGGAGGGGTGAATTTGCTCTTGACAACAACGGAGtagtttaatttcatttattatatgtGTGTTTAAGATTAGGATTAGTGGTCTTGCATGGCTAACTTCCACAGAGATGTATTGCCCATCTGCAATGCCTCATGATAACACGAAGGTTTTCCATTATCAGTTAACAACAAGTAATTTGTTAAAGGAGAGAATATGTGATGAGGCCTAATAACTTTGTTGGATCTCCTCACTTCGACCATTGGGATGACAAGAGTGGTCTATCATGTCTCTTGGACTCTCACTTTCTCATACAAGATCGTCTTTTGTAATGTTCTCTAATACCGCCTTTTCCTTCTTTGCTGGCTTCTTTTTAGTTTCAGAATTTGTCTTATGTTTGAATTTTCATTAAATGTAACGTCTATGCATCTAATGACCTTTCATATCATCTGCCCTATAGCTAATGAAAATGCATTTTTTTGCTTTCGGATTAAGCTTGTCCCTGCCACTTTTGTACGAAGGTGTCTTGTAGGAATTTGAGGTAAGAGTTGGAATCCTATGTGTAAAAGTGGCTTGGTATAATCTCTGACCCTAAACCCTATAGTATAGATTGTTGGATGTGATAAGGCTTTTCAAAATATCCATTTCTTATATAGAATTAGGTATTTGGAACATCAAGTgttctatatatataaataaaatactttttttcgTGGTAAGAACGTTTCATGCATTGGGAGGGGGTAAGGGTAAGGGCTTTTATTGGTGAAATAGTTATGTTGTTGCGAGAACTCAATGCCCAAGGTTCGTTTTGTGTACCAATCTGATATTTGAGTTCATTAAGATGTTCACTTGCCACATTTTTTTATCTGGTTTGCTTTGTCTGTTTCACCGTCTCCTATTGTTTGAATCATAATAATCTTTCATGATTAGAATGAATATAATTTGCCTCCCCTCCAAACTTTGTTGCTTCAAGATAAACTTATTTAATCTGTAATGTTATTTTTCCTTCAAtaaaaatatgacaattttGCTCTTATtctgaattataaaagagaaatataaaaatgagtCTGTTCCAAAGTAATAACCTTCTAGATGTGAAAAACCGGGTGTTAGTTTGTTTTCTCCATGTAACGAGTGATGGATTTTAGATTACTGGCGACAACACAAAACTCTGTGGTATGATATATATGTTCAGTAATCACAAattcaaacacaaacaaattatACAATGAGGTGGAGAATGCAAAGACACGGGAAAATATAGGATAACACATTTAATGATGCTAAAACTTAATGATACTAACGCTAACTTAGGTGTGTGAGCATTAAGTTACCGAAGTTTGGGACGATAGTATTTAGACCAATAGGAGTCGTCGCATAACTTAGATTGAAAGACAATAAACACAAGCAATGGGAAAAATCCCATTGGAGTCACTGCATAAGAAACCCATTTTGTTGTGTGATCAAATATCAGAAAGGATGCTGCAATGAAAGCCACAACCATAGCAGCAACAGATATGATTAGTAACTCAGGTCCAAAAGTCAAGCTGGGATGTAGTGACATGACAAATTCAGTGTTTGCGAATCTTGAAGAAGTGAAATTTGACAAGAAAGAGAGTATGGATGCAGAAGAAGTAAACAATGCGATTGCATTTGTGACGATGAAGACAATGAACCAGACACTGTTCTTATTACCAGGAACCGTGAGAGCAGCTGCAAATGCTACAGTTGCAACAAGTGTTGCCACTACCATCCCTGAATCTGCTATTCCTTTGGCAGATTCTTTGATATCTTTAGATAACTGATTGTGTTCGTCATAAAATACATCAATGGGTGTCTTTCCCTTCTTGTTTCTCATACTCCTTAATTCATCAGGAACACTTCTCTCCGCATCCTATTTATCAACCACAAGTACGTGTCAAGATTTCTTGATTTGATGTCTTATAATACTAATTAGTAAAGAAAGACTgaataagaaaaaggaaatgaatGAATTGACCTCGAACCAACCGAGCTCTCTTTGCATTTGAATTTTTGCACTTAAACCTGAGAATGATTTGAATTCAAGGGGCAAAAGCGCAGCCAAGTGTAGGACGTTGTTACCTTCCTTATCCATTGCTCGTACTAAATCttgttttttatcatttataaacGAATTAAAGATGTCCAAACGTCGATATAGAAGAAACAAATGCATTAGGTTTCGTCCATTAGAGTCCTTTAAAGCTGTGAATATTGCAACACTCTCCATAAAACACCATATTACTTCGTCATCGTTTCCTGATTCGATTGCATCAAACAACACTGCGGATGGTCGAGTAATCAATGGCACAATCTCTTTGGTTTTCTGTTTTCCAACTTCAGTCCAAATCTTCCTCAGCAATTCCATACCCGTTACGGTTGATTGTCCTGTTTCAGCGTCGTCGTGTAATTTTCTCTCTAGATTGGCCCAATAAATGATTAATatgaaaacaaatgaaaaacaagTCAAATTAAAAGTTGATCTTATGTTAAGcacttctttttgttttatttctatataGAAAGTTCGAAACTCCTGACTTAAATTTGAAAGTGTAAATATTTGCTTGTCAGTTGCTATACGTTTGTATCATGAGACtgataaacttaataaatatatctaatatattagaattataaGACTGAATATAGACGATTAAGAAgtaattgttatttaaaaatatatagatgcataaatttctaaa from Vigna unguiculata cultivar IT97K-499-35 chromosome 8, ASM411807v1, whole genome shotgun sequence encodes:
- the LOC114195157 gene encoding ankyrin repeat-containing protein NPR4-like, which translates into the protein MELLRKIWTEVGKQKTKEIVPLITRPSAVLFDAIESGNDDEVIWCFMESVAIFTALKDSNGRNLMHLFLLYRRLDIFNSFINDKKQDLVRAMDKEGNNVLHLAALLPLEFKSFSGLSAKIQMQRELGWFEDAERSVPDELRSMRNKKGKTPIDVFYDEHNQLSKDIKESAKGIADSGMVVATLVATVAFAAALTVPGNKNSVWFIVFIVTNAIALFTSSASILSFLSNFTSSRFANTEFVMSLHPSLTFGPELLIISVAAMVVAFIAASFLIFDHTTKWVSYAVTPMGFFPLLVFIVFQSKLCDDSYWSKYYRPKLR